A single region of the Halorubrum depositum genome encodes:
- a CDS encoding FkbM family methyltransferase, translating into MAGDSYDVEIGRASARFGIPTRNEWTDFRTIEERPVLDHLVSNLRDDDVFYDVGANLGLYSCIAADVVTGPVVAFEPHPDNADRLEDNAALNGADVSTYRRALADSTGEAELALTLDKVGSAGHTLVSDWAAGDDRITVPKVRGDELIDREGLPRPTVLKIDVEGAERAVLDGLESTLSRPDCRSVYCETHAERLEKEGSSVADVRAALESHGFSLTEFSVREGKGESMLVGTKSSGAK; encoded by the coding sequence ATGGCCGGCGACAGCTACGACGTCGAAATCGGACGGGCCAGTGCGCGGTTCGGTATCCCGACGCGAAACGAGTGGACGGATTTCCGGACGATCGAGGAACGACCGGTCCTCGACCACCTCGTGTCGAACCTCCGCGACGACGACGTCTTCTACGACGTCGGCGCCAATCTCGGACTCTACTCGTGTATCGCGGCGGACGTGGTGACCGGCCCCGTCGTGGCGTTCGAACCCCACCCCGACAACGCCGATCGGCTCGAAGACAACGCCGCCCTCAACGGCGCCGACGTCTCGACCTACCGGCGTGCGCTCGCCGACTCCACGGGGGAGGCGGAGCTCGCGCTCACGCTGGACAAAGTCGGATCGGCCGGCCACACGCTGGTGTCCGACTGGGCCGCGGGCGACGATCGCATCACGGTCCCGAAGGTCCGCGGCGACGAACTCATCGACCGGGAGGGCCTCCCGCGTCCGACCGTACTCAAGATAGACGTGGAGGGCGCCGAACGGGCGGTCCTCGACGGATTGGAGTCGACCCTGTCGCGCCCGGACTGCCGATCGGTGTACTGCGAGACCCACGCGGAGCGACTCGAGAAAGAGGGGAGCTCGGTGGCGGACGTCCGCGCCGCGCTCGAATCACACGGGTTCTCCCTCACCGAGTTCTCCGTTCGGGAGGGGAAAGGGGAGTCGATGCTCGTCGGGACGAAATCGAGCGGCGCGAAGTGA
- a CDS encoding PGF-CTERM sorting domain-containing protein — translation MENTSTILRLLVVAVALATLVGGVAAPVAAQSDGPPQPPNRVYGDVVDDGGSAVAGVTVEAVYDGETVASTETDADGYYDFQVSNEDNSLEAGDEVEITAGGASDTITWESGASERLDLSGAEAPPDDGGDGSDGGDGSDGGDGTDGGDGSDGGDGSDGGDGTDGGDGSDGGAGGGGGGGGAGTGGGTSDVQPPEPPADVDVEADETADLVTDDETGTTTATFGEDNAVESVTFGFSASGSVNARTLSAAPDETGPAPGSAATVAQITVGDALRNSEATVRKRVTRERLSGIGADPEDLTAFRFADGEWQALDTEVSGETDQRVVIEFETPGFSYFAVSATGEPTAAIDAPSEVEAGTEVTLDASGSETEYGEIDSYDWSVDGESLSGETATTTLDEAGDVSVELTVTNDAGETDTASATITVAQAGDDTGDDGADGADGGDGSTDDGIPGFGPLVALVALVAAALLATRRND, via the coding sequence ATGGAAAACACATCAACGATACTACGGCTCTTGGTCGTAGCCGTCGCGCTCGCGACGCTCGTCGGCGGGGTCGCTGCGCCGGTCGCGGCGCAGAGCGACGGCCCGCCACAGCCGCCGAACCGCGTCTACGGTGACGTGGTCGACGACGGCGGCAGCGCGGTCGCCGGCGTGACGGTCGAAGCCGTCTACGACGGCGAGACGGTCGCGTCCACCGAGACCGACGCCGACGGGTACTACGACTTCCAAGTCTCCAACGAGGACAACTCGCTGGAGGCCGGCGACGAAGTCGAGATCACCGCCGGCGGCGCCTCCGACACCATCACCTGGGAGTCGGGCGCCTCCGAGCGCCTGGACCTCTCCGGCGCCGAAGCACCGCCCGACGACGGCGGTGACGGCTCTGATGGCGGAGACGGCTCCGACGGCGGCGACGGTACTGACGGCGGTGACGGTTCCGACGGCGGTGACGGTTCCGACGGCGGAGACGGCACTGACGGCGGCGACGGTTCCGACGGCGGAGCTGGCGGTGGCGGTGGCGGCGGCGGTGCCGGCACCGGCGGCGGCACGTCCGACGTGCAGCCGCCCGAACCGCCGGCCGACGTCGACGTCGAGGCCGACGAAACGGCCGACCTCGTCACCGACGACGAGACCGGCACGACCACGGCCACGTTCGGCGAAGACAACGCGGTCGAGTCGGTCACCTTCGGCTTCAGCGCCTCCGGCAGCGTCAACGCCCGGACGCTGAGCGCGGCGCCGGACGAGACCGGGCCCGCGCCCGGCTCCGCCGCGACCGTCGCGCAGATCACCGTGGGCGACGCGCTCCGGAACTCCGAGGCGACGGTCCGCAAGCGCGTCACGCGCGAACGGCTCTCGGGGATCGGCGCTGACCCCGAGGACCTCACCGCCTTCCGCTTCGCGGACGGCGAGTGGCAGGCCCTCGACACCGAGGTCTCCGGCGAGACCGACCAGCGCGTCGTCATCGAGTTCGAGACGCCCGGCTTCTCGTACTTCGCGGTGAGCGCGACCGGCGAACCGACCGCCGCGATCGACGCCCCGAGCGAGGTCGAAGCCGGCACCGAGGTCACCCTCGACGCCTCCGGCTCCGAGACCGAGTACGGCGAGATCGACTCGTACGACTGGTCCGTCGACGGCGAGAGTCTCAGCGGCGAGACCGCCACGACGACCCTCGACGAGGCCGGCGACGTCAGCGTCGAGCTGACCGTCACGAACGACGCCGGCGAGACGGACACCGCGTCCGCGACGATCACCGTCGCACAGGCCGGCGACGACACCGGCGACGACGGCGCTGACGGCGCCGACGGCGGCGACGGCAGCACCGACGACGGGATTCCCGGCTTCGGCCCGCTCGTCGCGCTCGTCGCGCTCGTCGCGGCCGCGCTGCTCGCGACGCGTCGGAACGACTGA
- a CDS encoding M20/M25/M40 family metallo-hydrolase, translating to MDFDMRAFAADCCRFASTAGEEAAAADFVEGRLDDLGFETHAWDADPDLLAGHPSFPDDLDEADVAGRKSVGGVLELGGATAADEGDAADAPTVVLNGHIDVVPAEPAEWSSDPFEPEWGGSDGEGDGETLTARGAADMKSGVAACVGAALDVRAAAEAGGLDLPESGLRVVVEAVAGEEDGGYGAATAALANPYPFERDAAIVAEPTELRPVVATEGSVMARLELTGRSAHAATRWRGEDVLPRFEAIRGAFMDLETERGESVTHPLYAEFPVPWPVVCGTVEAGSWASTVPATLAAEFRIGVAPGETVDEVEAAFRERLDAVGAEDPWLREHPPTFERFSVQFEASEVAVDEPIVEAARAGLVDAGLPNPEPTGATYGADSRHYVAAGIPTVLLGPGTVTEAHYPDETIAWDEVEKGRAAIAAAVGRFAEGYSDAPAK from the coding sequence ATGGACTTCGACATGCGCGCGTTCGCCGCCGACTGCTGTCGGTTCGCCTCCACCGCCGGCGAGGAGGCGGCCGCGGCCGACTTCGTCGAGGGGCGACTCGACGACCTCGGCTTCGAGACGCACGCGTGGGACGCCGACCCCGACCTCCTCGCGGGCCACCCCTCCTTCCCGGACGACCTCGACGAGGCGGACGTGGCGGGGCGGAAGAGCGTCGGCGGCGTCCTCGAACTCGGCGGTGCGACGGCGGCGGACGAGGGGGACGCCGCCGACGCGCCCACGGTCGTGCTGAACGGCCACATCGACGTGGTCCCGGCCGAGCCCGCCGAGTGGTCGAGCGATCCCTTCGAGCCGGAGTGGGGCGGGAGCGACGGCGAGGGCGACGGTGAGACGCTCACCGCCCGCGGCGCGGCGGACATGAAGTCGGGGGTCGCGGCGTGCGTGGGCGCGGCGCTCGACGTCCGGGCGGCGGCCGAGGCCGGGGGGCTCGACCTCCCGGAGAGCGGGCTTCGGGTCGTCGTCGAGGCGGTCGCGGGCGAGGAGGACGGCGGGTACGGCGCGGCGACCGCGGCGCTCGCGAACCCGTACCCCTTCGAGCGCGACGCGGCGATCGTCGCGGAGCCGACCGAGCTGCGCCCCGTCGTCGCCACCGAGGGGTCGGTGATGGCGCGGCTGGAGCTGACCGGGCGCAGCGCGCACGCCGCCACGCGCTGGCGCGGCGAGGACGTCCTCCCGCGGTTCGAGGCGATCCGCGGGGCGTTCATGGACCTGGAGACGGAGCGCGGGGAGTCGGTGACCCACCCCTTATACGCCGAGTTCCCGGTGCCGTGGCCGGTGGTCTGCGGGACCGTCGAGGCGGGGTCGTGGGCGTCGACGGTGCCGGCGACGCTCGCCGCGGAGTTCCGGATCGGGGTTGCGCCCGGGGAGACGGTCGACGAGGTGGAGGCGGCGTTCCGCGAGCGGCTCGACGCGGTCGGCGCCGAGGACCCGTGGCTGCGCGAGCACCCGCCGACGTTCGAGCGCTTCTCGGTGCAGTTCGAGGCGAGCGAGGTCGCCGTCGACGAGCCGATCGTCGAGGCCGCGCGGGCGGGGCTCGTCGACGCCGGCCTCCCGAACCCGGAGCCGACCGGGGCGACCTACGGCGCCGACTCCAGGCATTACGTCGCGGCGGGGATCCCGACCGTGCTGTTGGGGCCGGGGACGGTCACGGAGGCGCACTACCCCGACGAGACGATCGCGTGGGACGAGGTCGAGAAGGGACGGGCGGCGATCGCGGCCGCGGTCGGCCGGTTCGCCGAGGGCTACTCCGACGCGCCGGCGAAGTAG
- a CDS encoding DUF7119 family protein produces MNEDSRADRRSPVGEPVVRADPEVTGERAAEAVGFDPDDPESVAEAAETVARFAAGDVGDEDNVLMLRGAAACAALVRGVGSYKAAAERAGDDVSVAFIRKWARVHDLPQAIRRQVAGGRIAPSAAKHVARLGGTDRYLLAWAAIDGDLTVREVRSIASAVNDGADVESAVRDAGVELGHIGLRLPLDTYVELRRRASNRNVEPGALVAEALDDYFAGASE; encoded by the coding sequence ATGAACGAGGACTCCCGCGCGGACCGACGCTCTCCCGTCGGCGAGCCCGTCGTCCGGGCCGACCCCGAGGTGACGGGCGAGCGGGCCGCGGAGGCGGTCGGCTTCGACCCCGACGACCCCGAGAGCGTGGCCGAGGCGGCGGAGACGGTGGCCCGCTTCGCCGCCGGCGACGTCGGCGACGAGGACAACGTCTTAATGCTGCGCGGGGCGGCCGCGTGCGCGGCCCTGGTCCGCGGCGTCGGCTCGTACAAGGCGGCCGCCGAGCGCGCGGGCGACGACGTCTCCGTGGCGTTCATCCGCAAGTGGGCCCGCGTCCACGACCTCCCGCAGGCGATCCGCCGCCAGGTCGCGGGCGGCCGGATCGCGCCCAGCGCGGCCAAACACGTCGCGCGCCTCGGCGGCACCGACCGCTACCTGCTCGCGTGGGCGGCCATCGACGGCGACCTCACGGTCCGCGAGGTGCGCTCTATCGCCTCCGCCGTCAACGACGGCGCCGACGTCGAGAGCGCGGTCCGCGACGCGGGCGTCGAGCTCGGCCACATCGGCCTCCGGCTCCCCCTCGACACGTACGTGGAGCTCCGGCGCCGCGCCTCGAATCGGAACGTCGAGCCCGGCGCGCTCGTCGCCGAGGCGCTCGACGACTACTTCGCCGGCGCGTCGGAGTAG
- a CDS encoding surface glycoprotein — MTDGNNRKKAQAVFFSLVMVLSMVGGSVALAGSAAASPDGSMLSDTIAQPGDEVTISGDYSGDYNGESLYVTVDKNQDGSTVNASFQIPGPNIDENGSFEYEADVDGELGLEDGDESDIYVAEDQSTLLNSAGTLTVDGTAPEFGNVTPESDVNEANAEEITLEVSDETTSVDNLIVTVTNGNEEVTWEINPDSDETDGVSFADETLTITPGSGDVPALSADNTYNVDVTAEDTAGNSDNTNFNVDVTSAEPSFTLDTVPETPDDPTNNENVTVTATVDGGDYAIDNSTVSLTVLDEDGNTVASYDESDSSVYENVSLTEKKLTLDPDANNENVSSYADGSYSFEVTATNNISNANTTTYEDVFTVDTTSPEITDVSVTNTPILEDTASSQVVITFAEEDVDVTTIDATVNTGDGTEALSGGADFDVDENVAIADLSLGNGAYTNVENDSAIVNVTAADDEAGNALANPNDSDSNQTFAIDTLGPTVSVNQGNLDTAVSGLINVTGEVSVEDADGNEPHYVVVTDDGEHVIDDPRDLDTTELPEGQHVLSVSVEDDSGNYDSAEQDFTVDNVDPTIEYVGSDPISGDVDVEDAFDIHDAGTADVSYSWSVDTDASEDGFVNGDGTSFNVNDVGEGDYKLVATVTEHDGSTTETADVRGSTLDIETATLTSDGSNVTATVESDLPLDSLDVRIPTTDEHFDQSNTSFSLDDFEPTENENELTVETSRDGEYTLVVDSATSGDQVYEGGASDSTIVDSEAPSLVDADVIGVDSGQSQVELKFSEPLATTFDGGDVSFENDRAVDIGGNIDSATGTAVITFDREIQTGDDPELVIDADSYTDANGTSNQEDVEVVDSAELDLTEGANFVSVPVETGAVPLDEVDTSNVDAIWAYDDGEWESFDPDADENDFDALEAGQGYVLYADSDTTVDVRGYTVIASNTDDGPTAPAVENLQAGWNFVGHFQEGTQSADRALTTVDQVSEVGVLGQASQYSVQTVDALEPGESYWVFVESNDQYVRTTYENADQSAAPSVTNVNVTDGDDEIVTTGDTVTVSADVVDDNLQGVFVDASPLGGTDNVELTPDGGDTYSASFDVGSEGPVASDGEVNLTVVAFDDGGVSSFGEDGVTVPEQVDTVSIDDVNAEDEVVNVTVEDTNGVASAELIFNGSDDTEQVVASLNNGLTEGENTVDVSGLAADNYDIELNVSDSVGNEATDTDSISLTTSGDIAVTGGDVNTNPVLAEDSIDNHEFTFTAENVSQDGDTDEFWLTFPDEVTVDVNGVNPAGTDVTVSQGPEVRSVDSGDNNAIYFQLDADGGDTYTTDVTVDAGTNVYPEGDHDVNVSVVDSDGDTVDNSTIVTVNSDGTAPQYVSASDNGTVDGNTTLNVTLNDSVSGLNASTIDSGDFNVTNQSGAGDTNVLSSINTDGVTDGETGDQIVVLTLDGDYSSDDLQVAIEGEIEDGVGNALTSGTQSITRS; from the coding sequence ATGACAGACGGTAACAACCGGAAGAAGGCGCAAGCGGTCTTCTTCTCGCTCGTGATGGTGCTCTCCATGGTGGGGGGCTCCGTGGCGCTTGCGGGGAGTGCGGCCGCATCTCCTGACGGAAGCATGCTGAGTGATACGATCGCTCAGCCGGGAGATGAGGTCACAATATCCGGAGATTACTCCGGTGACTACAACGGCGAATCGCTCTATGTGACGGTGGACAAGAATCAAGATGGAAGTACGGTTAACGCCTCCTTCCAGATTCCTGGTCCAAACATCGATGAAAATGGCTCGTTTGAGTACGAGGCAGACGTAGATGGTGAGCTCGGGCTTGAAGACGGAGATGAGTCTGACATTTACGTTGCTGAAGACCAAAGTACGCTCCTCAATTCGGCAGGCACCTTGACTGTCGACGGTACCGCACCCGAATTCGGGAACGTTACACCCGAGTCAGACGTTAACGAGGCAAACGCCGAGGAGATCACGCTCGAAGTGAGTGACGAGACCACGAGCGTGGACAATCTCATCGTCACGGTCACGAACGGTAATGAGGAAGTGACCTGGGAGATCAACCCTGATTCCGACGAAACCGATGGCGTGAGCTTTGCCGACGAGACGCTCACTATCACGCCGGGTTCAGGCGACGTCCCGGCACTCAGCGCTGACAATACCTACAACGTCGACGTTACGGCCGAGGACACAGCAGGCAACTCGGATAACACGAACTTCAACGTCGATGTTACCAGCGCAGAGCCGAGTTTCACGCTCGATACGGTACCGGAGACGCCGGACGATCCGACCAACAACGAGAACGTAACCGTGACGGCAACCGTTGACGGTGGCGACTACGCCATCGACAATTCGACGGTTTCGCTGACCGTCCTAGATGAGGACGGCAACACGGTTGCGTCTTACGACGAGAGCGACTCCAGCGTCTACGAGAACGTCTCGCTGACTGAGAAGAAACTCACGCTCGATCCTGACGCGAATAACGAGAACGTCTCGTCGTACGCAGACGGGAGCTATTCGTTCGAGGTCACTGCGACGAACAACATCAGCAATGCCAACACGACCACGTACGAGGACGTGTTCACGGTAGACACGACCTCTCCCGAAATAACTGACGTTTCGGTGACGAACACGCCGATCCTAGAGGACACGGCCAGTTCTCAGGTCGTGATCACGTTTGCCGAAGAGGACGTCGACGTGACCACCATCGACGCGACGGTGAACACGGGCGACGGCACTGAAGCCCTGTCCGGCGGCGCTGACTTCGATGTTGACGAGAACGTCGCCATCGCCGATCTCTCGCTTGGCAATGGCGCGTACACTAACGTTGAGAACGACTCTGCGATCGTCAACGTCACCGCTGCTGATGACGAGGCCGGCAACGCACTGGCCAACCCGAACGACTCCGATAGCAACCAGACGTTCGCTATCGATACCCTGGGTCCCACGGTGTCCGTCAACCAGGGGAACCTCGACACGGCGGTTAGCGGTCTCATCAACGTCACTGGAGAAGTGAGCGTTGAGGACGCTGACGGCAATGAGCCGCACTACGTCGTCGTTACCGACGATGGAGAACACGTAATCGACGACCCGAGAGACCTCGACACGACCGAACTACCTGAGGGCCAGCACGTCCTCAGCGTGAGCGTCGAAGACGACTCGGGCAACTATGACAGCGCGGAACAAGACTTCACCGTCGACAACGTCGATCCGACTATCGAGTACGTCGGCAGCGATCCCATTTCGGGTGACGTCGATGTCGAGGACGCGTTCGATATCCACGACGCCGGAACGGCCGACGTCAGCTACAGTTGGAGCGTCGACACCGACGCGAGTGAAGACGGATTCGTGAACGGAGACGGCACGTCGTTCAACGTGAACGACGTCGGCGAAGGTGACTACAAGCTGGTAGCCACTGTCACCGAACACGATGGTTCGACGACGGAGACCGCAGACGTTCGCGGCTCCACCCTGGATATCGAAACCGCGACGCTGACATCCGACGGCAGCAACGTCACGGCGACGGTCGAGTCGGACCTGCCCCTCGACAGCCTCGATGTGCGGATCCCGACGACCGACGAGCACTTCGATCAGTCCAATACGAGCTTCAGTCTCGATGACTTCGAACCGACTGAAAACGAGAACGAACTGACCGTCGAGACGTCGCGTGACGGCGAGTACACGCTCGTTGTCGACAGCGCGACGTCCGGAGATCAGGTCTACGAAGGTGGTGCGAGCGATTCCACGATCGTTGACTCTGAGGCTCCGTCGCTCGTCGACGCCGACGTCATCGGGGTCGACAGCGGCCAGTCACAAGTCGAGCTCAAGTTCTCCGAACCGCTAGCGACGACCTTCGACGGAGGAGATGTTTCCTTCGAGAATGACCGCGCGGTCGACATCGGTGGCAACATCGACAGTGCGACCGGGACTGCGGTCATCACGTTCGACCGCGAGATCCAGACCGGGGACGACCCCGAACTGGTCATCGACGCTGATTCGTACACGGACGCCAACGGCACGTCGAATCAGGAAGATGTCGAAGTCGTCGACAGCGCGGAACTCGACCTGACCGAGGGCGCGAACTTCGTCTCCGTTCCGGTGGAGACGGGCGCCGTCCCTCTCGATGAGGTCGACACCTCGAACGTCGACGCCATCTGGGCGTACGACGACGGCGAGTGGGAGAGCTTCGATCCCGACGCCGACGAGAACGACTTCGACGCGCTCGAAGCCGGCCAGGGGTACGTCCTCTACGCCGACTCCGACACGACCGTCGACGTCCGCGGTTACACGGTCATCGCGAGCAACACCGACGACGGTCCGACCGCGCCCGCAGTGGAGAACCTGCAGGCCGGCTGGAACTTCGTCGGTCACTTCCAGGAAGGCACGCAGTCGGCAGACCGCGCACTGACCACTGTCGATCAGGTCAGCGAAGTCGGTGTGCTCGGCCAGGCCAGCCAGTACTCCGTTCAGACGGTCGACGCGCTGGAGCCCGGCGAGTCTTACTGGGTCTTCGTCGAGTCCAACGACCAGTACGTCCGGACGACCTACGAGAACGCTGACCAGAGCGCGGCGCCCTCGGTGACGAACGTTAATGTCACCGACGGTGACGACGAGATCGTCACGACCGGCGACACGGTAACCGTGAGCGCCGACGTCGTTGACGACAACCTGCAGGGGGTCTTCGTCGACGCGTCACCGCTTGGCGGCACCGATAATGTCGAACTCACTCCCGACGGTGGCGACACCTACTCCGCCTCCTTCGATGTCGGTAGTGAGGGTCCGGTCGCTTCTGACGGAGAAGTGAATCTCACTGTCGTCGCGTTCGACGATGGCGGCGTCTCGAGCTTCGGTGAAGACGGTGTCACTGTTCCCGAACAGGTCGACACCGTCTCGATCGACGACGTCAACGCCGAAGACGAAGTCGTCAACGTCACCGTTGAGGACACGAACGGTGTCGCATCCGCGGAGCTGATCTTCAACGGTAGCGACGACACCGAACAGGTCGTCGCTAGCTTGAACAATGGTCTCACCGAGGGTGAGAACACAGTCGATGTCAGCGGGCTGGCCGCTGACAACTACGACATCGAACTGAACGTCAGCGACTCGGTCGGTAACGAGGCGACCGACACTGATTCGATCAGTCTGACGACCAGCGGTGACATTGCGGTCACCGGCGGAGACGTCAACACGAACCCAGTTCTGGCTGAAGATAGTATTGACAACCACGAATTCACGTTCACGGCTGAGAACGTGAGCCAAGACGGTGACACTGACGAGTTCTGGCTGACCTTCCCGGACGAAGTGACGGTCGACGTCAACGGTGTTAATCCTGCTGGGACAGATGTGACTGTCTCCCAGGGTCCCGAGGTCCGGAGTGTCGATAGCGGCGATAACAATGCCATCTACTTCCAGCTCGACGCAGACGGTGGCGACACCTACACGACCGACGTGACTGTCGATGCGGGTACTAACGTGTACCCCGAAGGAGACCACGATGTCAACGTCTCCGTCGTCGACAGTGACGGTGACACAGTCGATAACTCGACGATTGTGACCGTGAACTCTGACGGTACTGCTCCGCAGTATGTCAGTGCCTCCGATAACGGCACGGTTGACGGTAACACCACCCTGAATGTCACGCTGAACGACAGCGTGTCCGGGCTCAACGCGAGCACGATCGACTCTGGCGACTTCAACGTGACCAACCAGAGCGGTGCTGGTGACACGAACGTGCTCTCCAGTATCAACACGGATGGTGTGACCGACGGAGAGACCGGAGATCAGATCGTCGTGCTCACTCTCGATGGTGACTACAGCAGTGACGACCTGCAGGTCGCAATCGAGGGTGAGATCGAAGACGGGGTTGGGAACGCCCTGACAAGTGGAACCCAATCCATAACGCGCTCCTAG
- the hisA gene encoding 1-(5-phosphoribosyl)-5-[(5-phosphoribosylamino)methylideneamino]imidazole-4-carboxamide isomerase: MSGFPEFEVIPAVDVQDGEVVQLVGGERGTGKRYGDPVEAAERWIEAGARTLHLVDLDGAFEGERVNADAIEAVVEAVGGDGEDEVGLQLGGGIRTAEGARELLDLGLDRVILGTAAVETPEIVADIDETHHGSVVVSLDARDGEVVVSGWTEGTGLDPAEAAARYEELGAGAILFTNVDVEGQLAGVDREAVAGVVEAVDVPVIASGGVATVEDVVALKEAGAAAVVVGTALYEGEFTLREAQEAADGV; encoded by the coding sequence ATGAGCGGCTTCCCCGAGTTCGAGGTGATCCCGGCGGTCGACGTACAGGACGGCGAGGTCGTCCAGCTGGTCGGCGGCGAGCGCGGCACGGGCAAGCGGTACGGCGACCCGGTCGAGGCCGCCGAGCGCTGGATCGAGGCGGGCGCGCGGACGCTCCACCTCGTCGACCTCGACGGCGCGTTCGAGGGCGAGCGCGTCAACGCCGACGCGATCGAGGCCGTCGTCGAGGCGGTCGGCGGGGACGGCGAGGACGAGGTCGGCCTCCAGCTCGGCGGCGGCATCCGGACCGCCGAGGGAGCGCGCGAGCTCCTCGACCTCGGGCTCGATCGCGTGATCCTCGGGACCGCGGCGGTCGAGACGCCCGAGATCGTCGCCGACATCGACGAAACTCACCACGGGAGCGTCGTCGTCAGCCTCGACGCGAGGGACGGCGAGGTCGTCGTGAGCGGGTGGACGGAGGGGACCGGCCTCGACCCCGCGGAGGCGGCCGCCCGCTACGAGGAACTCGGCGCGGGCGCGATCCTGTTCACGAATGTCGACGTCGAGGGTCAGTTGGCCGGAGTCGACCGCGAGGCGGTCGCGGGCGTGGTCGAGGCCGTCGACGTCCCCGTGATCGCCTCCGGCGGCGTGGCGACCGTCGAAGACGTGGTCGCGCTGAAGGAGGCGGGCGCGGCCGCCGTCGTCGTCGGCACCGCGCTGTACGAGGGCGAGTTCACGCTGCGGGAGGCACAGGAGGCGGCGGACGGGGTTTAG
- a CDS encoding thiamine ABC transporter substrate-binding protein, whose protein sequence is MTDDTDSATGPNAVIDEGAATDGDAALDDGPSAPRTRPGADRRTRRRFLALGGAAGALALAGCSAQRTGDDGSDGGSDDGSDGEDGANESDGDDGSDDGGDDEETPTLTVATYTSFIDAPSVSPGEWLKEEFESRFDAELEWATPDNELNYYVERAASGVSVDADLYVGLTTDDLVRVDDRLDDDLFAERGEVSGFGDVREGLLFDPFDRAVPFDTGYVSLVYDGTSIEAPETFDGLLADEHSGALIAQNPGGSSTGRSFLLHTIHRFGDGGVASDGDGEAVEGGDGDPDYDYLDYWADLQANDVRVLGSWDDAYTAWSNGEAPMVVSYSTDQVFADMEGANLEEHRIRFLNDQAYATPEGMAVFAGADEPELAREFMSFMLEPEVQGEIAQRNVAFPATDTATLPEDYAELAKEPAEPVTFTYDELQGSVSEWIDAWERQYAGN, encoded by the coding sequence ATGACAGACGACACGGACTCGGCCACCGGTCCGAACGCGGTCATCGACGAAGGCGCGGCGACCGACGGTGACGCGGCTCTCGACGACGGCCCGAGCGCGCCGCGGACGCGACCGGGGGCCGACCGGCGGACGCGTCGACGGTTCCTCGCGCTCGGCGGCGCAGCCGGCGCGCTCGCGCTCGCCGGCTGCAGCGCGCAGCGGACCGGCGACGACGGGAGCGACGGCGGCTCCGACGACGGGAGCGACGGCGAGGACGGAGCGAACGAGTCCGACGGCGACGACGGGTCGGACGACGGGGGAGACGACGAGGAGACCCCCACGCTGACGGTCGCGACGTACACCAGCTTCATCGACGCCCCCTCGGTGAGCCCGGGCGAGTGGCTCAAAGAGGAGTTCGAGTCGCGGTTCGACGCCGAACTGGAGTGGGCGACGCCCGACAACGAGCTGAACTACTACGTCGAGCGCGCCGCCTCGGGAGTGTCGGTCGACGCCGACCTCTACGTCGGGCTCACCACGGACGACCTCGTGCGCGTCGACGACCGGCTCGACGACGACCTGTTCGCCGAGCGGGGCGAGGTGAGCGGGTTCGGCGACGTCCGCGAGGGGCTCCTCTTCGACCCGTTCGACCGCGCGGTCCCCTTCGACACCGGCTACGTGAGCCTCGTCTACGACGGCACGTCGATAGAGGCCCCGGAGACGTTCGACGGGCTGCTCGCCGACGAGCACTCGGGCGCGCTCATCGCGCAGAACCCCGGCGGCTCCTCGACGGGGCGCTCGTTCCTGCTGCACACGATCCACCGCTTCGGCGACGGCGGCGTCGCGAGCGACGGTGACGGCGAGGCTGTCGAGGGCGGCGACGGCGACCCCGACTACGACTACCTCGACTACTGGGCGGACCTCCAGGCCAACGACGTGCGGGTGCTCGGCTCGTGGGACGACGCGTACACCGCCTGGAGCAACGGCGAGGCGCCGATGGTCGTCTCCTACTCGACCGACCAGGTGTTCGCGGACATGGAGGGCGCGAACTTAGAGGAACACCGGATCCGATTCCTGAACGACCAGGCGTACGCGACCCCCGAGGGGATGGCCGTCTTCGCCGGCGCCGACGAGCCCGAGCTCGCCCGCGAGTTCATGTCGTTCATGCTGGAGCCGGAGGTGCAAGGGGAGATCGCCCAGCGCAACGTCGCCTTCCCCGCGACCGACACCGCGACGCTCCCCGAGGACTACGCCGAGCTCGCGAAGGAGCCGGCCGAACCGGTGACGTTCACGTACGACGAGCTCCAAGGCTCGGTCAGTGAGTGGATCGACGCCTGGGAGCGGCAGTACGCCGGGAACTGA